A stretch of Salarias fasciatus chromosome 23, fSalaFa1.1, whole genome shotgun sequence DNA encodes these proteins:
- the cltrn gene encoding collectrin → MLGKVSLLLCLSFALAEQLCGKDAPNGCKVRLSLKTALGNDAYDWDDNEMFLFRSTLAYAMRKQVDGEEFEVSNIVVCEETARVSFWFVVTLPSQNSTTVDKSVLEKAIRESRSRFNSVFFLTDQTLEFVDIWPTLKSPVTYDTEPWLIAFAVVISIVVVGIVLLILVSWIHKKRNQKQALLDPEDKTDGHENGGFTQM, encoded by the exons ATGTTGGGAAAagtctccctcctgctctgttTGTCGTTCGCTCTGGCAGAACAGCTCTGCGGGAAAG ACGCTCCAAATGGCTGCAAGGTTCGACTCAGCCTGAAGACCGCGTTGGGAAACGATGCT TATGACTGGGACGACAATGAAATGTTCCTCTTCCGATCAACTTTGGCCTATGCAATGAGAAAGCAAGTGGACGGAGAGGAATTTGA AGTGTCAAACATCGTTGTGTGTGAGGAGACGGCCAGAGTGTCTTTCTGGTTCGTGGTGACCTTGCCCAGCCAGAACTCGACCACTGTTGACAAGTCGGTCTTGGAGAAGGCCATCAG AGAGTCCAGGAGTCGCTTCAACAGCGTCTTCTTCCTGACTGACCAAACCCTGGAGTTTGTCGACATATGGCCCACCCTGAAGTCGCCCGTGACCTATGACACCGAGCCGTGGCTGATTGCGTTTGCGGTGGTCATTTCTATCGTGGTGGTGGGAATCGTCTTGCTGATCCTGGTGTCTTGGATCCATAAGAAGAG GAATCAGAAGCAGGCGCTCCTGGACCCCGAGGACAAGACGGACGGACACGAAAATGGAGGATTCACTCAGATGTAG